TCTATTGCATTAGGACATTTAAAAGCCTTAAAACTGGTCATAGAGAAACTTCCAGAGCACACCCTTAAATTGACAGTTTTAGGGAAAAAGCACTTAAATAATATTGATAATAATTTTATAATCTTATCCCGTTTTTTTAAGTCCTTTCTAAATCTGGATGAAGAAACAGCCACAAAACAAGCCTGTTTGATTGAACATCTTTTATTAGAAGAAGTCGCAAAGAAAATAAATCAAATTATTGAGACACATCCTAACATTCCTTTGGGAAAAACGAACATTCCCTTATCGAAATCTATAAAAAAATTGGAAGAAAATATTTATGATTGAATTTTTCATTGTTTTTATCATTGTCGTAATTGCGGTTTTATATATAACAAAAACATATCAAAATATTTTTTCAAAAAAAGAAAACCCCTGTGAATCTTGTGCTTGTCAGAAATGTCCT
This Candidatus Hydrogenedens sp. DNA region includes the following protein-coding sequences:
- a CDS encoding metal-dependent transcriptional regulator, translated to MDIQRLKYKDIKYLTHSRVHYLWAINELNEKKGYARATDVASLLGISRSAVSIALGHLKALKLVIEKLPEHTLKLTVLGKKHLNNIDNNFIILSRFFKSFLNLDEETATKQACLIEHLLLEEVAKKINQIIETHPNIPLGKTNIPLSKSIKKLEENIYD
- a CDS encoding FeoB-associated Cys-rich membrane protein, which translates into the protein MIEFFIVFIIVVIAVLYITKTYQNIFSKKENPCESCACQKCPYTNTSECPVKSLDKSNKDISSLSKKFDEDKNMEVAVGYEKLL